A portion of the Drosophila sechellia strain sech25 chromosome 2R, ASM438219v1, whole genome shotgun sequence genome contains these proteins:
- the LOC116800635 gene encoding kinesin-like protein KIF13A isoform X5 encodes MASDKIKVAVRVRPFNRREIELDTKCIVEMEKQQTILQNPPPLEKIERKQPKTFAFDHCFYSLNPEDENFASQETVFDCVGRGILDNAFQGYNACIFAYGQTGSGKSYTMMGTQESKGIIPRLCDQLFSAIANKSTPELMYKVEVSYMEIYNEKVHDLLDPKPNKQSLKVREHNVMGPYVDGLSQLAVTSYQDIDNLMTEGNKSRTVAATNMNAESSRSHAVFSVVLTQILTDQATGVSGEKVSRMSLVDLAGSERAVKTGAVGDRLKEGSNINKSLTTLGLVISKLADQSNGKKSGNDKFVPYRDSVLTWLLKDNLGGNSRTVMVATISPSADNYEETLSTLRYADRAKRIVNHAVVNEDPNARIIRELRHEVETLRSMLKHATGSPVGDVQDKLAESENLMKQISQTWEEKLVKTERIQNERQQALEKMGISVQASGIKVEKNKYYLVNLNADPSLNELLVYYLKDRTLIGGRSISGQQPDIQLSGLGIQPEHCVITIEDSGLYMEPVQGARCFVNGSAAVEKTPLQNGDRILWGNHHFFRVNSPKSNNTSMCASEPQTPAQLIDYNFARDEIMQNELSNDPIQTAIARLERQHEEDKQVALEKQRQEYERQFQQLRNILSPSTPYAPYAPYDPLRMGKITPNTPTSQMRVEKWAQERDEMFRRSLGQLKTDIMRANSLVQEANFLAEEMEKKTKFSVTLQIPPANLSPNRRRGAFVSEPAILVKRTNSGSQIWTMEKLENKLIDMREMYQEHKERVLNGLDEDNAKPQDPFYESQENHNLIGVANIFLEVLFHDVKLDYHTPIISQQGEVAGRLQVEIERIAGQMPQDRMCESVSESSGDSRDEYDDPVDPTFNQITCRVTIKCASGLPLSLSNFVFCQYTFWGHQEMVVPVINAESTAHDQNMVFKFEHTQDFTVTINEEFLEHCIEGALSIEVWGHRSAGFSKTKGWEVEQQQAKARSLVDRWAELSRKIELWVEIHELNDNGEYSPVEVTNRNEVLTGGIYQLRQGQQRRVNVRVKPVQNSGTLPIICQSIVNVAIGSVTVRSRLQRPLDSYQEEDLTVLREKWSEALGRRRQYLDQQIQMLIKKEEKNEQERERELSLVHQWVSLTEERNAVLVPAPGSGIPGAPASWEPPSGMEPHVPVLFLNLNGDDLSAQNTNDELSIAGINSILSKEHGHKFYTLQILQHLDKDVCCVASWDSSMHDSQALNRVTEANERVYLILRTTVRLSHPAPMDLVLRKRLSINIKKGQTLTDRLKKFRLVRGENAIWQSGVTYEVVSNIPKASEELEDRESLAQLAASGDDCSASDGETYIEKYTRGVSAVESILTLDRLRQNVAVKELETAHGQPLSMRKTVSVPNFSQAVKDTTNTGSIMRFDASMESLLNVGRSESFADLNNSALGNKFTPAGHSSAGAGGVIRSRHSFGGKGSSDDSPGKAFGIGSISLLSARPTFLNLNLNLNTLRIAPTKPSPATSKLLGMRMTTLHEEPLGGHRSLDEEPEDSYSDSEYAAEYEQERQQNKSMATRSRLTASKTMDSFMDVSSHSNQSYLSYTSSANANMKHLTGLATLSMSSSTSSGYGSQAVSCNNLSNEDIASMRSMSIDETPDFDRVNSNSPPNRQARVNPFLKDMPKAKIQEKPEPQAKKLQEAFTHPLEQLESRENAQSDDDECAQLPKNNNNNEDLVNEPKQLPGQTELEEAMSQPESQTEFATDNQNGNRSSDELSHSSEDLLEGDGIVREELPAGKVVRRKKSNTQPPSNGNIAHNNNNSTSQAPRINHRASLAKMEGLAAYLDSSIMTSSTEVDEESKDVELVLPEWIVVGESVLIRPYNTSGVIRFVGTTEFQPGAWIGVELDTPTGKNDGSVKGVQYFQCKPKHGMFVRSDKLMLDKRGKAMRAYKAAEKSNSISKEMSTSMTGSMTRSKSRGDSLNLSARK; translated from the exons AAATCGAACTAGATACGAAATGTAtcgtggaaatggaaaaacagCAGACGATACTGCAGAATCCGCCACCACTGGAAAAAATAGAGAG AAAACAACCAAAGACATTCGCATTCGATCACTGCTTTTACTCATTGAACCCCGAGGACGAGAACTTTGCGTCCCAGGAGACAGTGTTCGATTGCGTGGGACGTGGAATTCTGGATAATGCATTCCAGGGCTATAATGCGTGCATATTCGCTTACGGCCAGACAG GTTCTGGCAAGTCCTACACGATGATGGGCACCCAGGAGAGCAAGGGTATCATTCCACGTCTGTGTGACCAACTCTTCTCGGCCATAGCAAACAAATCGACACCCGAGCTTATGTACAAGGTGGAGGTGTCCTACATGGAGATCTATAACGAGAAGGTCCACGATCTGCTCGATCCCAAGCCGAACAAACAGTCGCTTAAGGTACGCGAGCATAATGTAATGGGGCCGTATGTGGACGGACTGTCGCAGCTGGCTGTGACATCCTATCAGGACATCGACAACCTCATGACCGAAGGCAACAAGTCACGAACTGTGGCCGCCACCAATATGAACGCCGAGTCGTCGCGCTCCCACGCCGTCTTCTCAGTGGTCCTCACTCAGATACTCACGGATCAGGCGACGGGAGTGAGCGGCGAGAAGGTGTCCCGCATGTCCCTGGTGGATTTGGCTGGCTCCGAGCGGGCTGTGAAAACGGGAGCTGTTGGCGATCGTCTGAAGGAAGGCTCCAACATCAACAA ATCTCTGACCACACTGGGCCTGGTCATCTCCAAGTTGGCCGATCAATCCAATGGCAAGAAGAGTGGTAACGACAAATTCGTTCCCTACCGCGATTCCGTGCTCACCTGGCTGCTGAAAGACAATTTGGGTGGTAACTCCAGGACTGTTATGGTAGCAACAATCTCGCCGTCGGCAGATAACTACGAGGAGACGCTTTCCACACTGCGTTATGCAGATCGAGCCAAGCGCATTGTCAACCATGCTGTTGTTAACGAAGATCCCAATGCCCGCATCATTCGTGAGCTGCGGCACGAGGTGGAGACCCTTAGAAGTATGCTGAAACACGCTACTGGCTCACCCGTGGGCGATGTCCAGGATAAGCTGGCTGAGAGCGAGAACCTAATGAAACAGATTTCGCAGACTTGGGAGGAGAAGCTGGTTAAGACGGAACGCATTCAGAACGAACGGCAGCAGGCTCTAGAGAAAATGGGCATTAGTGTACAGGCCAGTGGCATCAAGGTAGAGAAGAACAAGTACTACTTGGTCAATTTAAATGCCGATCCGTCCCTTAACGAGCTGCTGGTTTACTATCTGAAG GATCGCACACTGATTGGCGGACGCAGTATCAGTGGCCAGCAGCCGGATATACAACTTTCCGGTCTCGGAATCCAGCCCGAGCACTGTGTGATCACAATCGAGGATAGTGGACTGTACATGGAGCCAGTGCAGGGAGCGCGCTGCTTTGTGAACGGATCTGCTGCTGTCGAAAAGACACCACTCCAGAACGGCGACCGTATCCTGTGGGGCAACCACCACTTTTTCCGTGTCAACTCGCCGAAGAGCAATAACACTAGTATGTGCGCCTCGGAGCCCCAGACGCCGGCGCAACTGATTGATTACAATTTCGCACGCGATGAGATTATGCAGAACGAACTGAGCAACGACCCTATCCAGACGGCCATTGCTCGGCTGGAACGTCAGCACGAGGAAGATAAGCAGGTGGCGCTTGAAAAACAACGGCAGGAGTACGAGCGTCAGTTCCAGCAGCTACGCAATATTCTGTCGCCTAGTACTCCATATGCACCTTATGCTCCTTACGATCCACTGCGCATGGGCAAGATTACCCCAAATACTCCTACTTCGCAGATGCGAGTGGAAAAGTGGGCTCAG GAACGCGATGAGATGTTTCGTCGCAGTTTGGGTCAGCTTAAAACGGATATTATGCGTGCGAATTCCCTGGTCCAGGAGGCCAACTTTCTGGCTGAGGAGATGGAGAAGAAAACCAAGTTTTCAGTCACTCTGCAGATTCCGCCAGCCAATCTGAGCCCTAACAGAAGGCGTGGGGCATTTGTCAGCGAACCCGCCATTCTGGTGAAGCGCACAAACTCCGGTAGCCAGATCTGGACGATGGAGAAGCTGGAAAACAAGCTGATAGACATGCGCGAGATGTACCAGGAGCACAAGGAGCGCGTTCTGAACGGACTG GACGAGGATAATGCCAAGCCACAGGATCCATTTTACGAGTCGCAAGAGAACCACAATCTCATTGGCGTGGCGAATATATTCCTGGAGGTTCTGTTTCATGACGTCAAGCTGGACTACCACACGCCTATCATTAGCCAGCAAGGCGAGGTAGCGGGACGGCTTCAGGTCGAGATCGAGCGGATTGCCGGCCAGATGCCACAGGACCGCATGTGCGAGTCAGTCTCAGAATCCTCTGGCGATTCACGGGATGAGTACGATGACCCTGTGGATCCCACATTCAATCAGATTACCTGCCGTGTGACGATCAAGTGCGCCAGTGGACTGCCATTGTCGCTTTCCAACTTTGTCTTTTGCCAGTACACTTTTTGGGGTCACCAAGAGATGGTTGTTCCGGTTATCAATGCTGAATCAACTGCGCACGACCAGAACATGGTGTTTAAGTTTGAACACACCCAGGACTTCACGGTTACAATAAACGAAGAGTTTTTGGAGCACTGCATAGAAGGAGCTCTGTCCATCGAGGTGTGGGGCCATCGCAGCGCCGGCTTCTCCAAGACAAAGGGCTGGGAAGTGGAACAGCAGCAAGCCAAGGCCCGTTCCCTGGTCGATCGTTGGGCGGAACTCTCGCGGAAGATCGAGCTTTGGGTGGAGATTCACGAGCTTAATGACAACGGCGAGTATTCGCCAGTGGAGGTTACCAATCGCAACGAGGTCTTGACCGGTGGCATTTACCAGTTACGTCAGGGTCAGCAGCGGCGGGTGAATGTACGGGTGAAGCCGGTGCAGAACTCTGGCACCTTGCCCATTATCTGCCAGTCAATTGTGAACGTTGCCATTGGCAGTGTGACAGTGCGATCTCGGCTGCAGCGACCACTGGATTCTTACCAGGAGGAAGATCTCACCGTGCTGCGCGAGAAGTGGAGCGAAGCACTGGGACGAAGGCGACAATACCTTGACCAACAAATCCAGATGCTTATAAAGAAGGAGGAGAAGAACGAACAGGAGCGCGAGAGGGAGCTAAGCTTGGTTCATCAGTGGGTCTCGTTGACGGAGGAGCGCAACGCTGTATTGGTGCCAGCTCCTGGCTCGGGCATTCCGGGAGCACCTGCCTCATGGGAGCCACCGTCCGGAATGGAGCCACATGTGCCCGTCCTCTTCCTCAACCTGAACGGTGACGATCTGTCGGCACAAAACACCAACGACGAGCTCTCCATCGCCGGCATCAATTCCATTCTGTCCAAGGAGCATGGACATAAGTTCTACACGCTGCAAATTCTGCAGCACCTAGATAAAGATGTGTGCTGTGTGGCCAGCTGGGACTCTTCGATGCACGACAGTCAGGCCCTGAACCGTGTCACAGAGGCCAATGAGCGGGTCTATCTTATTCTGCGCACCACGGTACGCCTCTCGCACCCAGCACCTATGGATCTCGTGCTCCGCAAGCGACTAAGCATAAACATCAAGAAGGGACAGACGCTAACCGACCGCCTGAAGAAATTCCGACTTGTGCGGGGAGAGAACGCCATCTGGCAGAGCGGCGTCACCTATGAGGTGGTCTCTAACATTCCAAAGGCCTCCGAGGAGTTGGAGGACCGCGAGTCCCTTGCGCAGTTGGCTGCCAGTGGAGACGATTGCTCCGCAAGTGACGGCGAAACCTACATAG AAAAATATACGCGCGGTGTTTCGGCGGTGGAGAGCATACTGACTTTGGATCGACTGCGGCAGAATGTGGCGGTCAAGGAGCTGGAAACGGCTCATGGACAGCCGCTCAGCATGCGCAAGACCGTCAGCGTGCCGAACTTCTCACAG GCGGTCAAAGACACCACCAATACCGGGAGT ATTATGCGCTTCGATGCATCGATGGAGTCGCTGCTGAATGTGGGACGATCCGAGTCCTTTGCCGATCTCAATAACAGCGCTTTGGGCAACAAGTTTACTCCAG CAGGCCATAGTTCAGCAGGAGCTGGCGGAGTCATCCGAAGTCGCCACAGCTTTGGAGGCAAAGGAAGCAGCGATGATTCTCCCGGAAAAGCCTTTGGCATTG GCTCAATATCTCTGCTGTCAG CGCGTCCAACATTTTTGAATCTCAATTTGAACTTGAACACTTTGAGAATTGCGCCAACGAAAC CTTCGCCAGCTACTAGTAAGCTGCTGGGCATGCGCATGACCACGTTGCACGAGGAGCCACTGGGTGGACACAGATCTCTCGACGAAGAGCCTGAGGACAGCTACAGCGACTCGGAATATGCTGCCGAATACGAACAGGAGCGGCAGCAAAATAAAAGCATGGCCACGCGATCCCGCCTCACGGCTTCCAAGACCATGGACTCATTCATGGACGTCAGCAGCCATTCGAACCAGAGCTACTTGAGCTACACGTCCAGTGCCAACGCTAACATGAAGCACCTGACCGGCCTGGCGACGCTGAGCATGAGCTCATCCACCAGCAGTGGCTACGGTTCCCAGGCAGTCTCCTGCAATAATCTCAGCAACGAGGATATTGCTTCAATGCGTTCCATGAGCATTGATGAGACACCAG ATTTCGATCGAGTCAACTCGAATTCGCCACCGAATCGGCAGGCACGAGTTAACCCCTTCCTCAAGGACATGCCCAAAGCTAAAATACAAGAGAAACCGGAGCCGCAGGCTAAGAAACTGCAGGAAGCATTCACGCATCCGTTGGAGCAGCTGGAGTCCAGGGAAAACGCACAAAGCGACGATGATGAATGCGCGCAACTGCCaaagaataataacaacaacgaGGACTTGGTAAACGAACCGAAGCAACTTCCAGGTCAAACGGAGCTGGAGGAAGCTATGTCGCAACCTGAATCACAAACGGAGTTTGCCACAGACAATCAGAACGGCAACAGGTCCTCCGACGAGTTAAGCCACAGTTCCGAGGATCTGCTCGAAGGCGATGGCATCGTCCGGGAAGAGTTGCCCGCTGGAAAGGTGGTGCGGCGAAAGAAGTCCAACACGCAGCCCCCGAGCAATGGCAACATCGCacataacaataacaacagcacAAGCCAGGCACCGCGCATCAATCATCGGGCATCGTTGGCCAAAATGGAGGGTCTAGCCGCATACTTGGACTCTAGCATTATGACTAGCAGCACAGAAGTTGATG AGGAGAGCAAGGATGTGGAATTGGTTCTGCCCGAGTGGATTGTGGTGGGAGAGTCAGTGTTAATTCGACCCTATAACACCAGCGGCGTCATTCGCTTTGTGGGCACCACGGAATTCCAACCCGGTGCCTGGATTGGCGTTGAATTGGACACACCAACGGGCAAAAACGACGGCAGCGTGAAGGGCGTTCAGTATTTCCAGTGCAAGCCCAAGCACGGCATGTTTGTGCGCTCCGACAAGCTGATGCTGGACAAGCGTGGCAAGGCGATGCGAGCCTACAAGGCCGCCGAGAAgagcaacagcatcagcaaAG AGATGAGTACCTCGATGACTGGCTCGATGACACGCTCCAAGAGCCGCGGCGATTCGCTAAATCTTTCAGCGCGTAAATGA